The genomic stretch ACGATATTTATACACAAACAATAAACATTATTGAAGACGCAATTGAAGCACTATTAGAACAAGGCGCTAAATCTGTAATATTTTACTCAGTTGCGAAAACAGTACGCTAAACAACATATAGGTAAGTATAATATGAAATATACGGAAAATGCCCTCAATATTTTAGCATCATTGATGTATAAAGGAATTGGACGCGCATGGGTGTCAAAAAATATAAATTATTATAAAAACATAAACTCTTTAATAGAGCAACTTAATAAAAGTTCAAAAACAGAGTTTGATATAACAATTGACGATTTTGAGAACAAAAAAAATAATTTAAAAAAAATAATACATAACTCATCAAGTTATATTGATGGCGTAATCGCAATAGGAGACGAAAACTTTCCAACACACAGAGGACACGTTAAAGACAGCGAAAAACCAATATTTTTATTTTATAAAGGAAATTTAGATCTTTTAAAAAAATCAAATAAAAATATTGCCGTAATAGGACTACTCCACCCAGATGCTAACATAGAGAATATTGAAAGAAGTGTTGTTAATGAACTTGTTAATAAAGGTGCAACTATTGTAAGCGGGCTCGCACTTGGATGCGACACAATTGCACACAGACAAGCTTTGCAATCTAAAGGGAAAACAATTGCAATTTTACCAAGCCCATTAAGCAATATATTACCATCAAAAAACAAAGATTTAGCTATCGATATTGTTACTAATGAGGGCTTACTAATTACTGAATACCTCACTGATGCAAAATCTAAAATGGCTTTATCTGGTCGGTATCAAGACAGAGACAGGTTACAAGCACTTTTCAGTGACTGCATAGTCTTGTCAGCTAGCTATGCTAAAAACAATCTAGGAAATGATAGCGGGTCAAGGTTGGCAATGGGATACGCAGCTAACTATAAAATTCAGAGAGCCGTAATCTACAACGAACTCTCCGACTCGGACAATGACAAATTTGATCTTAACAGACAATGCATCAAGGAAGACAAAAACATCATTATTATAAACAATGAAAATTTTGAACAATCTATTAATGCGACTATTTCCACTACAACAAATACAAAAAATAAGTACAATACATTAAGTTTATTATCATATATGCAAAATAATGAAAATTAACACATAACAAACAGTATTTTAACTAATATAGTTTTCGAATATGCCAACAAGAAAATATATTTATAATTTATACCTCAAAATATCAATTTTCATATATTAAACTGCTAATTGACCAATGAACTTTATCGTATACGGCCTAATATTCCGCTTTGTCCAAGTATAAATTACTAAAAAGCAAAAAGAGATCATGAAATTCAAACAGTTCTCGTTGCAATACGCGGTCATGCTCATGCCGATTTGCCCTTGCTGGCTGTTCCTTATGAATGTTAACAAATGCTGCCTGCACATGAACCCAACCGCATATGCCAGCCCTGAAACCGTAA from Desulfomicrobium apsheronum encodes the following:
- a CDS encoding DNA-processing protein DprA, which encodes MKYTENALNILASLMYKGIGRAWVSKNINYYKNINSLIEQLNKSSKTEFDITIDDFENKKNNLKKIIHNSSSYIDGVIAIGDENFPTHRGHVKDSEKPIFLFYKGNLDLLKKSNKNIAVIGLLHPDANIENIERSVVNELVNKGATIVSGLALGCDTIAHRQALQSKGKTIAILPSPLSNILPSKNKDLAIDIVTNEGLLITEYLTDAKSKMALSGRYQDRDRLQALFSDCIVLSASYAKNNLGNDSGSRLAMGYAANYKIQRAVIYNELSDSDNDKFDLNRQCIKEDKNIIIINNENFEQSINATISTTTNTKNKYNTLSLLSYMQNNEN